One genomic window of Mucilaginibacter sp. SJ includes the following:
- a CDS encoding aldo/keto reductase has product MEKRILGKNGLEVSALGLGCMGLTFGYGPATNEKEAVELIRKAYDLGVTFFDTAEAYSQGGNETLLGKAVAPFRDKIVIATKFGFTGGDATKGLDSRPERIRQVAENSLRYLNTDYIDLFYQHRVDPDVPMEDVAGTIQELIKEGKIRHWGLSEAGIESIRKAHAVQPVAALQSEYSLFYREPEKEVIPLLEELGIGFVPFSPLGKGFLTGAINETTQFDKGDFRNIVPRFSEENRKANQALVDLVRSIATEKNATPAQIALAWLLAQKPWIAPIPGTTKLHRLQENVAAVNVQLTTEDLQKVESALKDIEIVGARYPQHLQARVGK; this is encoded by the coding sequence ATGGAAAAGAGAATATTAGGAAAAAACGGCTTAGAGGTGTCGGCTTTAGGATTGGGTTGTATGGGACTGACCTTTGGCTATGGCCCGGCAACAAATGAAAAAGAAGCGGTTGAACTGATCCGAAAGGCTTATGATTTAGGTGTAACCTTTTTTGATACCGCCGAAGCATACAGTCAGGGTGGCAATGAAACTTTGCTTGGTAAGGCAGTTGCTCCATTCAGGGATAAAATAGTAATCGCCACCAAATTTGGTTTTACCGGTGGTGATGCGACCAAAGGCCTTGATAGCCGTCCTGAAAGGATCAGGCAGGTGGCCGAAAACTCGCTGAGATATTTGAATACTGATTATATAGACCTGTTTTACCAACATCGGGTAGATCCAGATGTGCCAATGGAAGATGTGGCAGGGACTATTCAGGAACTCATTAAAGAAGGTAAAATCAGGCATTGGGGGTTATCAGAAGCTGGTATAGAAAGCATCCGCAAAGCACATGCGGTACAACCGGTAGCTGCCCTACAAAGCGAATATTCGTTATTCTACCGGGAGCCGGAAAAGGAAGTCATTCCACTGCTTGAAGAGTTGGGTATCGGGTTTGTGCCATTCAGTCCGCTGGGTAAGGGATTTCTAACCGGGGCGATCAACGAAACTACTCAATTTGATAAAGGCGATTTTAGAAACATCGTTCCCCGTTTTTCAGAAGAAAACAGGAAAGCCAACCAGGCACTGGTAGACTTGGTAAGAAGCATAGCAACCGAGAAAAACGCTACACCTGCCCAGATTGCGCTTGCCTGGCTTCTCGCCCAAAAACCGTGGATCGCACCGATACCCGGGACTACTAAGCTTCACCGTTTACAAGAGAACGTAGCTGCTGTAAATGTCCAGCTTACCACTGAAGATCTGCAAAAAGTAGAATCAGCCCTTAAAGACATCGAAATAGTTGGAGCAAGATATCCACAACATTTGCAAGCCAGGGTTGGCAAATAA
- a CDS encoding helix-turn-helix domain-containing protein, translated as MEELVRFETVKAYNDFNNNETLHPLVSVIDFSKANPRQKYKMYFGLYVVILKDVNCGDLQYGRATYDYQEGTLVFFAPGQVAGVRSNELFQPQGYALAFHPDFIKGTTLGRQIHEYGFFSYNMSEALHMSQRERQIVLDSFNKIQYELEHAIDKHSRKLVVSTIELFLNYCVRFYDRQFITREDVHKGILEKFETLLNGYFGSEKPQEIGLPTVAYCADELNLSANYFGELIKKETGKSAHEYIQAKVIDLGKEKIFDPNKSVSEVAYELGFKYPQHFTRLFKKQVGNTPNDYRNVN; from the coding sequence ATGGAAGAGTTAGTAAGATTTGAAACGGTTAAGGCTTATAATGATTTCAATAACAATGAAACGCTTCACCCATTGGTGAGTGTGATCGACTTCTCAAAGGCCAACCCACGTCAGAAGTATAAAATGTATTTCGGTTTGTACGTAGTGATCCTGAAAGATGTGAATTGTGGAGACCTGCAATATGGCCGTGCTACCTACGATTATCAGGAAGGCACTTTGGTGTTTTTTGCTCCCGGCCAGGTAGCGGGTGTGCGGAGTAACGAGCTGTTCCAGCCGCAAGGGTATGCATTGGCATTCCACCCAGACTTTATTAAAGGCACTACACTCGGACGCCAGATCCACGAATATGGCTTTTTTAGCTATAACATGAGCGAAGCGTTGCACATGTCCCAGCGCGAACGTCAAATCGTATTAGATAGCTTCAATAAGATACAGTATGAACTGGAGCATGCTATTGATAAACATAGTCGCAAACTGGTGGTTAGCACGATAGAATTGTTTTTGAATTATTGCGTACGCTTTTATGACCGGCAGTTCATTACCCGCGAAGATGTACATAAAGGCATTCTTGAAAAGTTTGAAACCCTGTTAAACGGTTATTTTGGTTCGGAAAAACCGCAAGAAATCGGATTGCCAACGGTCGCCTATTGCGCTGACGAACTAAACTTGTCTGCAAATTACTTTGGGGAGTTGATCAAAAAAGAGACCGGCAAATCGGCGCATGAATATATTCAGGCTAAAGTAATTGACCTTGGAAAAGAGAAAATATTTGACCCTAACAAATCCGTAAGTGAGGTAGCTTACGAACTTGGATTTAAATATCCGCAACATTTTACAAGGCTTTTTAAAAAACAGGTGGGTAACACGCCTAATGACTATAGAAATGTAAACTAA